The candidate division WOR-3 bacterium region TATCTTATAAAAACAATACCTGGAATAGGTGTTAAAAAATATAACAATACCTTGAAACTTATTTTTGAAGGAAAGGTAAGCTTTGATATAAAGAAAATTTCTGAATCTTTAATCCTTGAGTATATGAAGTATAAATATAAACCCATTATTTTTGAAGGCTTACCTAAAAAGGAACTTTCTTCAATTTTTGAAATAAAAAATGAAGATACAAATTTTATTTATATGGATGTTAAAGAAAATATGCTTTATATATACCTTTATTCAGAGGAAAAAGATAATATAAAAATTCTTTTTAAGGGAAAACCTCTTGAAGCTTTTATTTTTGACTTAAAGGCTAATAAAAAACTTGATAAAGTTATGATTAGGGATAGATGGGTAATAATACCCCCAAAAAAGGGAATTTTCTGTATTGGGGTTGACATAAAAACTTTCCCCTTTTCAATATTTTAATGATAAAAGATTCAATTTTATTTTTTTATATGAATTTTTTAATGTCAATTGGACCAAGAGTTCCTGGAACTTATGCACATGAAAGTTTGAGAAAATTTCTCTTAAAGGAATTTGAAAGAATGGGATTTAAATCTGAGATTGACTCTTTCTATGAAGATGGGTATAAATTTTTTAATTTAATATTTAAAAAAGGAAAAGGAAATTTCATACTTCTTGGAACCCACTATGATACAAAGCCTGGTATAGAAGGAGCAAATGATTCAGGTTCAGGTGTTCTTTTACTTTTATATTTGGCAAATTTACTTAAAAAAACTCATAAAAATTTTCTATTTGTCTTCTTTGACGGGGAAGATTTCGGTTATAACGCACCTCTTTACGGTTCAAAACATTTTGCAAAAACAAAAAATTATAAAATTGAATGGGGAGTCATTTTTGATATGATCGGTGACAAAAACCTTGAAATTTTTATGGAGGGTTTTTCATATGAATCAGCACCGGATTTAACCTTAAAAATTTTTAATTTTGCAGAAAAAAAGAAAAAAGATTTTATGTTCAAAAATATAAAACACTACATAATTGATGACCATTTACCCCTTCTAAGGGAAGGGGAAAAGGTTATTCTTTTAATTGATTTTGACTACCCTTACTGGCACACAGAAGAAGATACATGGGATAAGATAAGTATAGAAAATATAAAAAAATTAGGGGAATTCTTTTTTGAATATTTAAATGAATAAATTTGAAATTATGAATTCAAAAATAGTATAAATAAACATGGAAATAACATTATTATTTTTTTCAATAATTTTAAAAGGGGAACTTCTTTTAAAAGACTCTATTCCCTTAAAGGATTATAAAGTTACATTTTATGAACTTGACTCTACTCTCTCACTTATTGATTCTTCTTTCACAAAAACTGACCATGAGGGTAAATTTTTATTCAAAAATGATAAAAAGGGAATATATATTGTGAAAGTTAACTATCAAAATGTAAGATACAGAACTGATCCAATACTTAAGGATGATGACAAAATAAGGTTAAGTGTCTATGACACTGTTTCCAATTATGAGCAGATGGTTTTGCAGAGAGCACATATTGCTTTTATACCGTCACCTGGATTAATTCAGGTAATTGAAGTTTACAATTTTTTTAATGCTCATAACAAAACAGTTAAAAGAGAATTTAGAATACCTCTTCCTCATAATGCTACACATATTTTTTCTCCACAGGGTGTTCTTCCTTTTGAATTTAAACTCATTGAAAATTCCTTCATATATAAGGAAGGGTTTAAACCGGGGTTAAAAACAATTTCTTTGCTTTATCACCTTACCTTTGACAAGATTAAATTTGAAAGAAAAATTCCCTTTATAACAAATGAATTTCTTGTTATGCTACCAAAGGAACTTGAATTAAAAACAAAGATAAATTTTGAAAAAGAAAATTTACAAACACCACAGGGGAACTTTTCTGTTTATTCCTTTAAAAATTTAAAAGCTAACGAAATTTTATCTTTTGAAATTAAAGTCAAGAAAGATGAAGGGTTAAAGAATTTTATTCCACCTTTTCTTTTATTAATTTTGTTTTTAATATTTTTGCTTTTTATTTTTAGAAGAAAATGGAAGAAAAAGGAAGTTATCTCAGAGTAATTGATTTAAAAAAAATTTTTAGAAAAACTTATGTTTTAAAAAATGTAAATTTTGAAATAAAAGAAAAAGGTCTTTATCTTTTCATAGGTGACAACGGTGCGGGTAAAACAACTCTCTTTAAAATTCTTTCCTTTTTACTTTTCCCCTCAGGCGGAGAAATATTTTACATGGGAGAAAAAATAAGAGATAATCAAGAAAAAATTTTAAAAAATATAGGTTTTTCAACTCATAATCCCTTTCTTTATCCTGACTTAACTTGTCTTGAGAATCTCGAATTTGCCTCAAAATTTTATAATATAAAAAAAGATGTAATTTTTGAAATTTCTGAAATTTTTGAAACAGGTGAGTATCTCCGCAAAAAAGTAAAGGAACTTTCAAGAGGTCAGCTTCAGAGGATTTCCTTAATAAAATCAATAATCCACGACCCTCTATTTTTATATCTTGATGAACCTTTTAATGCACTTGATAAAAAGGGAGTAAAAATTCTTGAAGATTATATCATTAAAAATCTTGATAGAAAAATAATCTGTATATCAAGTCACACCTATTCTGATATCTTTGAAAAAAAAAGAAAAGCCTATTATTTAAAAAAAGGTGAAATTATCAGAGAGGAATAAATTTAAAAAAACCTTCTTTTCTTTCTACTTCAAAATTTAAAAAATGTTTACATGTCCAGATTGCTGTTTCAAAGTGTCTTGTTGGTTCTGGAACAAAAATTTGTCCTCCATACAAACAAAGAAAAGGAACTAACTGGTCAGAAAGATTTGGATCAGGAGAATCACCCCTTTTTAAAAGAAGTAAAAATCTATCAGCAATTTCTTCACCCAGTTTTTCAGAAGTTACTCCTTTTTTACATAATATATCAAGAGCAAGTTCTCTATTACCATCAAAAATTCCCTTGATAAAAAAAGCACATCCAGGTGAAAGGGATTGCTCATAAGATATTTCAATTTCCTTAATAACATTTATTTCTTTAATTTTCTTTAAAAAGGATTCTTTCATTCTTTCAAGAACTCTTCTTTCTTTCAAAATTATTGAACCTGATAATTTACCCAGTATTTTTTTTAGTTCTCCTTTTCCGAAATTTAAATTTATTTTATCAAGTTTTCCATGAAATTTAAGTTTAACAAAACCTCCACCCTGTGGGTAATATCCCCTTCTTATAATAAAAATTTCCTTTTCAAAAAGAATCTTTTCAAATAAAGGTAAGAAATGAAACCTGAAATAATCAAAGGTAGGTGCACCTTCTACATCAGTTCCCCCCTGTATTTCAAG contains the following coding sequences:
- a CDS encoding M28 family peptidase, encoding MNFLMSIGPRVPGTYAHESLRKFLLKEFERMGFKSEIDSFYEDGYKFFNLIFKKGKGNFILLGTHYDTKPGIEGANDSGSGVLLLLYLANLLKKTHKNFLFVFFDGEDFGYNAPLYGSKHFAKTKNYKIEWGVIFDMIGDKNLEIFMEGFSYESAPDLTLKIFNFAEKKKKDFMFKNIKHYIIDDHLPLLREGEKVILLIDFDYPYWHTEEDTWDKISIENIKKLGEFFFEYLNE
- a CDS encoding ABC transporter ATP-binding protein, which translates into the protein MEEKGSYLRVIDLKKIFRKTYVLKNVNFEIKEKGLYLFIGDNGAGKTTLFKILSFLLFPSGGEIFYMGEKIRDNQEKILKNIGFSTHNPFLYPDLTCLENLEFASKFYNIKKDVIFEISEIFETGEYLRKKVKELSRGQLQRISLIKSIIHDPLFLYLDEPFNALDKKGVKILEDYIIKNLDRKIICISSHTYSDIFEKKRKAYYLKKGEIIREE
- the rtcA gene encoding RNA 3'-terminal phosphate cyclase, with the translated sequence MIQIDGSYLEGGGQILRISLFLSLLTNKPFYIYNIRRGRSNPGLKNQHLHIIKCLKEISDIKVEGDTLNSLEVKFFPGKIKGGKVKMDFKTAGSIPLFLQTIFPVSLISEKPLYLEIQGGTDVEGAPTFDYFRFHFLPLFEKILFEKEIFIIRRGYYPQGGGFVKLKFHGKLDKINLNFGKGELKKILGKLSGSIILKERRVLERMKESFLKKIKEINVIKEIEISYEQSLSPGCAFFIKGIFDGNRELALDILCKKGVTSEKLGEEIADRFLLLLKRGDSPDPNLSDQLVPFLCLYGGQIFVPEPTRHFETAIWTCKHFLNFEVERKEGFFKFIPL